The following are encoded in a window of Heterodontus francisci isolate sHetFra1 chromosome 2, sHetFra1.hap1, whole genome shotgun sequence genomic DNA:
- the LOC137379283 gene encoding forkhead box protein F2-like, translating into MTTETPQQQLDPPASIRSSPVPGVLKSALISQQSPAMETSALAKVKKTNGGLRRPEKPPYSYIALIVMAIQSAPTKRLTLSEIYQFLQTRFPFFRGSYQGWKNSVRHNLSLNECFIKLPKGLGRPGKGHYWTIDPASEFMFEEGSFRRRPRGFRRKCQTLKPMYRMMNGLGFGPSIIPQPFDFQGPTASLCHANSYNLENSLSMMSNSLSGSYDGLSSGHHVPHMSPNPGSTYMASCPVSSGGEYGPDSSSSPVPSSPVVASALECHSPYSASAAPWPSSGGSPYIKQQSLGPINSVPSSLHSSMSSYSLEQTYLHQNTRDPAEITVGLPRYQTHSSPVCDRKDFVLNFNGISSFHPSASGSYYHHHHQSVCQDIKPCVM; encoded by the exons ATGACGACTGAGACCCCGCAACAGCAGCTGGACCCTCCGGCGTCTATAAGATCCAGCCCTGTTCCTGGAGTGCTAAAATCGGCCTTGATCAGTCAACAGTCCCCGGCCATGGAGACCTCCGCCTTGGCCAAAGTCAAGAAGACCAACGGCGGGTTACGGCGACCCGAGAAGCCTCCTTATTCTTACATCGCCCTGATTGTGATGGCCATCCAGAGCGCTCCGACCAAGAGGCTCACTCTAAGTGAGATCTATCAGTTCCTACAGACCAGGTTCCCCTTTTTCCGAGGGTCTTACCAGGGATGGAAGAACTCGGTACGCCACAACCTTTCCTTGAACGAGTGCTTCATCAAATTGCCAAAGGGGCTAGGCAGACCTGGGAAGGGACATTACTGGACTATAGACCCAGCCAGTGAATTCATGTTTGAGGAAGGCTCCTTTCGCCGCAGACCTAGAGGGTTCCGTAGGAAATGCCAGACGCTGAAACCCATGTATAGGATGATGAATGGCTTAGGGTTTGGCCCCTCTATTATCCCCCAACCCTTCGACTTCCAGGGCCCTACGGCTTCACTTTGCCATGCCAACAGTTACAACCTGGAGAATAGCCTCAGCATGATGAGTAACTCTCTATCAGGAAGCTATGATggactcagcagtggccaccacgtcCCCCATATGTCCCCCAATCCTGGCTCGACTTATATGGCCAGCTGCCCCGTGTCTTCAGGTGGCGAGTATGGTCCCGACAGCAGCAGTAGCCCAGTGCCATCCTCCCCTGTCGTGGCCAGTGCCTTGGAATGCCATTCTCCATACTCAGCCTCAGCTGCCCCATGGCCATCCTCAGGAGGATCCCCATACATTAAGCAGCAGAGCCTGGGCCCCATCAACTCTGTTCCTTCCAGCCTTCACTCTAGCATGTCATCCTATTCGCTGGAGCAGACTTACCTGCACCAAAATACAAGGGACCCCGCAGAAATTACAG TGGGGCTACCTCGCTATCAGACTCACTCCTCGCCTGTGTGTGACAGAAAGGATTTTGTGCTCAATTTCAACGGGATTTCATCTTTCCACCCCTCGGCCAGTGGATCATACTACCATCACCACCACCAGAGCGTGTGCCAGGACATCAAGCCTTGTGTTATGTGA